The window TGTGCTGCCTCGATTCCCAAGGCAAATTCGCCCAGCATGAGTAGCGTGTTTTCATCACTACCTGCCGCCAGCATACGGAAGGCTCCCGAAAAGCCAAATCCATGTACCAGACCAAAGAACACTGCGATACTTGCGGTAAACCATGGCGTGTTATCTCTATGTCGCCTACCCGCTGTGAATATGTTGTACAACGCGGTAATCGCGATGGTTACCGGAATTAAAAATTCAATATAAGCCGTTGAAAATGAAACCTTCCCAAAAACTACTAGCAGTAGCGATATGGAGTGTCCTATGGTAAAAGCTGTCACGAGTAATAAAAGCTTGCGCCATCCATTGAATAGGAAAGGCACAGCGAGCAAAATGATAAACAAGATGTGATCATAAGCTTGAAGGTCCAGCACATGCCAGAAGCCCTCTAAAAAATAAAAGATAAAATTGTCCATTAGAATAAAAAGGTGGTTGATGGTTATTTCCCGAAATATAGAAAGAAGCGCTCGAGCTTAAAACTTATAACACCTCTATTACTAATTAAATTCGCACGCGTAATCCTGCGTAGACATGAACCCCAGGGGCAGGTTCGTAAAACCGCCCACCAAAGGCATTAATTCTTACATTATCAAAATAGCTGGAATTGAATAGATTATTGACGCCCCCTAGTACGGTGAATCTGGTATTCCCCAGTTGTAAAGGATA of the Nonlabens marinus S1-08 genome contains:
- a CDS encoding HupE/UreJ family protein — protein: MDNFIFYFLEGFWHVLDLQAYDHILFIILLAVPFLFNGWRKLLLLVTAFTIGHSISLLLVVFGKVSFSTAYIEFLIPVTIAITALYNIFTAGRRHRDNTPWFTASIAVFFGLVHGFGFSGAFRMLAAGSDENTLLMLGEFALGIEAAQLVIVLIVLILNFIFTGLFRFSKKDWTQIISAIIFGIVIPMLIARWMW